The genomic stretch AATCCAGTGGTATCTTCCACCCTATTCAGCCCCATCGCGTTAAACGCGTACTGCGTCAACACCACGTGCTCATGGAGTTTTTGATCAAGGTCACAGGCTCTTATAACCACTGGCTGCCACAACTTAACAAGGAAAGTAATCATGCCGATGCAACCTCGCTCTGGTACACAGAATAACGTGATGCCATCATCAAATGGAAATAACAAACCGACCTGGTTATTAGTCCGTGGCTTATGCCGGCAACAGCAACACTGGGAAAACTTTCCTCAACAACTAGCCGAGCAACTCGACAGTCACGTATTATGCAGTGATATCCCAGGGACTGGTCAGCAATGGCAAGTAGCAACCCCCACCTCTATTACTGCGATCATGCTGCAACTGCGTAATACCTTTAGGCAGCAACATCTCCACGTGAGTTATCCGATCCGACTATTAGGTATTTCAATGGGGGCGATGATCTGCACTGAATGGGCAAAACATTTCCCCAATGAGATCGAGAAAATGGTCTTTATCAATACCAGTTTCAAACAATTCAGTCCTCTTCACCAGCGCCTTAAATTGCATAATGTACCCACGCTACTGAAAATATTAACCAGCCCTGCTCTACAACAAGAACAGCTCATCTTAAGGATGACCAGCCATACTGCTTCCCATAACCAGCACTATCATACTCAAGTTAATAATCATCAAGCATTAGCACAACGCTGGGCAGATTATGCTGTTCAACAACCAGTAAGCCGTCAAAATGCACTGCGACAACTGGTTGCTGCCAGCCGTTTTATTTCGCCAACACAAGCCCCCATTGAACCTATTTTGTTACTCGCAAGTTCTCGCGACCAACTCGTTGATGTTAACTGCAGCACTGTCATTGCCAAACAATGGCAATGTCCAATCTATTATCATCCCACCGCAGGGCATGATCTTCCCCTTGATGACAGTGACTGGGTATGCCAAACAATATCGCGTTGGCTCAAAAATTAACGTACAGCTTGTCATCCAACAGCAATAAAAAATCACTACGAATGTCATCTTCGACTTCTATGATAAAACCATCAATAATCTAAAAGGATGAAGATTATGCTCAACGTAGAAGCCGAAATAAACCAGCGTTATCCTGATTTCTTTCAAAAGAAAACCACCCGCCTTATCGCCAAGCCGATGCTGGCGACACTCAGATTACTGTTCCACGAACGTGAATTACGTCAGTTTGGCGAAACCTATGCCCACCTCACAGGTATCGAATTTATCGAACAAGTATTCGAGCACTTTAGTTTTAGTTATTCCGTCCGCCCCAATGAAATAGAACGCATCCCTGCCACTGGTAAAGCCGTGATCATCGCCAATCACCCGATTGGGACACTCGATGGCATGGCACTCCTTAAAATGGTCAGTAAAGTACGTCCAGACGTGAAAGTCATCGCCAATGATATGCTGATGATCATCAAGCCAGTACACGATTACTTATTACCAGTCGATAACATGAATGGTGGCACTGCAGGCGAGCGTTTACAGGCAATAAAAACACACCTCAAGGATGAAGGTGTGATCATTATATTCCCAGCAGGTGAAGTGTCACGTATTAGTCCACAAGGCGTGAAAGACGGTAAGTGGCGCAATGGTTTCTTACGTATCGCCAGCAGCGTGCAAGCGCCTATCATTCCTATTTATATCAATGCGAAAAACTCACTGTTTTTTTACAGTTTGTCCATGTTATCAAAACCGATTTCAACGCTGTGGCTGATCCGCGAAATGTTTAAACATGCACATAACTCAGTGTCGATTCGCATTGGTGAACAGATTAATTACGATACTTATCAAGCGTTAGATTTACCGATTAATACCAAAACAGCACTATTTCGTAAGCACCTTTATCGCCTAACCAAAGATAAACCGTCTATTTTCAATACCCAATCAGCCATTGCTCACCCTGAAAACAAGGCGCTATTACGCAGTGAAATACGCGCTTGTCAAAAGCTCAGTGAGAGCCGCGATGGTAAGCAAATCTACTGCTATCGCCATCAAGCTAATTCGACCATCATGCGTGAAATAGGCCGTTTGCGAGAAGAATCATTCCGCCTAGTCGGTGAAGGTACTGGCGAACGTCGCGACGTCGATATCTACGATAATTCGTATGTGCATATTCTACTGTGGGATGATAAAGAGCTGGAGTTAATCGGTGCTTACCGCTTGTTAGAAACCAATAAAGTCGATTTAGCCAAGGTACAGCAACAACTCTACAGCGCGACCTTGTTTGACTATCAACCAGCGATGACCCCTTATCTAACCTCAGGCATAGAACTTGGTCGTAGCTTTATTCAACCTAAATACTGGGGTACTCGTTGCCTAGAGTATTTATGGCAAGGCATCATGGAATACATTATTCAGCATAGCGGCAGCCGCTATCTATTTGGCACGGTGAGCATCAGTAACAGCTATTCACAACCCGCTAAAGAACTATTGGTATATTACTACCAGCACTTCTACGGTAATCCAAAAAGTGTCGCCACGGCTAGTATGCCATTTCGTCTGTCAGAGCACGCTAATCGACGTTTAACCAACTTATTCGCAGATTCCGATGCAGAGTCAGGGATGGTCATTTTAAAAGCCCAGCTTAAT from Moritella marina ATCC 15381 encodes the following:
- a CDS encoding alpha/beta fold hydrolase, with amino-acid sequence MPMQPRSGTQNNVMPSSNGNNKPTWLLVRGLCRQQQHWENFPQQLAEQLDSHVLCSDIPGTGQQWQVATPTSITAIMLQLRNTFRQQHLHVSYPIRLLGISMGAMICTEWAKHFPNEIEKMVFINTSFKQFSPLHQRLKLHNVPTLLKILTSPALQQEQLILRMTSHTASHNQHYHTQVNNHQALAQRWADYAVQQPVSRQNALRQLVAASRFISPTQAPIEPILLLASSRDQLVDVNCSTVIAKQWQCPIYYHPTAGHDLPLDDSDWVCQTISRWLKN
- a CDS encoding GNAT family N-acyltransferase; translated protein: MLNVEAEINQRYPDFFQKKTTRLIAKPMLATLRLLFHERELRQFGETYAHLTGIEFIEQVFEHFSFSYSVRPNEIERIPATGKAVIIANHPIGTLDGMALLKMVSKVRPDVKVIANDMLMIIKPVHDYLLPVDNMNGGTAGERLQAIKTHLKDEGVIIIFPAGEVSRISPQGVKDGKWRNGFLRIASSVQAPIIPIYINAKNSLFFYSLSMLSKPISTLWLIREMFKHAHNSVSIRIGEQINYDTYQALDLPINTKTALFRKHLYRLTKDKPSIFNTQSAIAHPENKALLRSEIRACQKLSESRDGKQIYCYRHQANSTIMREIGRLREESFRLVGEGTGERRDVDIYDNSYVHILLWDDKELELIGAYRLLETNKVDLAKVQQQLYSATLFDYQPAMTPYLTSGIELGRSFIQPKYWGTRCLEYLWQGIMEYIIQHSGSRYLFGTVSISNSYSQPAKELLVYYYQHFYGNPKSVATASMPFRLSEHANRRLTNLFADSDAESGMVILKAQLNHMGFSVPTLFKQYTKLCKPGGVQIFDFNIDPSFNHCIDGLIVLDLTQFTDKNKKRFNAQALQLEHA